The Chloroflexota bacterium genome window below encodes:
- a CDS encoding IS4 family transposase, with the protein MDIIPQIRDAMHTLLSTTTEAIAAAQQYVKRPDRAKFTPSTLVQTLVYGWLAQPMATVEQLAQMAGRIGVDVSPQAIDQRFTLATADLLRQLVLASIQPVIAANPVALPILQRFASVRVHDSTSIGLPDALTSTWRGCGNATTGGGATLKCGVQLDVLTGTITALDLVNGRAADRALPLQQQDLPPGSLLLADRGFYHLERLRQHDQHEVFWITRLPSNAVVAYPGHAAQPLATFIRELGPVTTWDCAIVVGKERHVHGRLIVTRVTQAVADQRRARIRQHAQHQHRMPSAAALALADWNVVITNAPRTLLSPTEIWALVRVRWQIELLFKLWKSHARLDDWRTANPARVLCEIYAKLIGLVFQQWLLAASSWHDPERSLFKAAPIVAGMAGELASTQADPPQFLRVLTRLAALIQRWATTNKRHQPPTTAQRLRALTAA; encoded by the coding sequence ATGGACATCATACCGCAGATCCGCGATGCCATGCACACCCTGTTGAGCACCACGACCGAGGCAATTGCTGCCGCTCAGCAGTATGTCAAACGCCCTGACCGTGCCAAGTTTACCCCAAGTACGCTCGTTCAAACCCTCGTCTATGGGTGGCTCGCCCAACCGATGGCCACCGTTGAGCAGCTGGCCCAGATGGCCGGGCGGATCGGGGTCGATGTCTCACCCCAAGCGATTGATCAACGCTTTACGCTGGCCACTGCTGACCTGCTCCGCCAGCTCGTCCTTGCCAGCATCCAGCCCGTCATCGCCGCCAATCCCGTGGCCCTGCCCATCCTTCAGCGCTTCGCCAGCGTGCGCGTCCATGACAGCACATCCATTGGCTTGCCCGATGCCCTGACCAGCACGTGGCGCGGCTGTGGGAATGCAACGACGGGTGGCGGAGCCACGCTCAAATGTGGCGTGCAACTCGATGTCCTGACGGGTACGATCACGGCACTCGATCTGGTCAACGGACGGGCTGCGGATCGGGCGCTCCCGCTCCAGCAGCAGGATCTGCCGCCGGGGAGTTTACTGCTCGCCGATCGCGGGTTTTACCATCTGGAGCGCTTACGCCAGCACGATCAGCACGAGGTCTTCTGGATCACCCGCCTGCCCAGCAACGCCGTCGTGGCCTATCCGGGGCACGCCGCGCAGCCGTTGGCCACGTTTATCCGCGAGCTTGGTCCGGTAACCACGTGGGATTGCGCGATCGTCGTTGGCAAGGAGCGGCACGTCCATGGTCGTTTGATCGTCACGCGGGTGACGCAGGCGGTTGCCGATCAGCGGCGGGCACGCATTCGCCAGCATGCCCAGCACCAACATCGCATGCCATCGGCGGCGGCCTTGGCGCTCGCAGACTGGAATGTGGTCATCACGAATGCGCCGCGCACGCTGCTCAGTCCGACCGAGATCTGGGCGTTGGTGCGGGTACGCTGGCAGATTGAACTGCTGTTTAAGCTGTGGAAAAGCCATGCCCGCCTTGATGACTGGCGCACGGCCAATCCGGCACGGGTGCTGTGTGAAATCTATGCCAAATTGATTGGGCTGGTGTTCCAGCAATGGCTGCTGGCCGCGAGCAGTTGGCATGACCCGGAGCGGAGTTTATTCAAAGCCGCGCCGATTGTCGCGGGGATGGCGGGGGAACTGGCCAGCACGCAGGCTGATCCGCCGCAGTTTTTGCGGGTGCTGACACGGCTCGCAGCCTTGATTCAGCGCTGGGCGACGACGAACAAGCGGCATCAGCCACCGACCACGGCCCAGCGTTTACGGGCATTAACGGCAGCATGA
- a CDS encoding NACHT domain-containing protein, protein MTNVVLSLPVFHATEGLGAFLGDLRSWVFRSKNRAARHFGLAHTTIMRYENDQILCPLGYIAALAQLVIEQLDLPPYQRGLAEQQLLATIQYALTEYAIDHTPLATWPALTNLATAYLAEVQQQKQEQAKTGPLMGVLHDWGDAPDVQNFVGREDETATLVKWLQLDRCRLVAIIGLGGMGKTSLATRVAQQAQDDFKVIVWRSLQQGQQANDFLLECLHRIMPSPNSAYPSQFEQRLSVLIDYLRTTRCLLILDNIEAILQPQYPAGRYREGYEQYAQLFQAISERSHESCLILTSREKPYEFNRLEGVHTRSMVLTGLMRDDAQMLLDNQALYGTPQLWQELIKHYTGNPLALKLVAQVIKTMFFGQIAEFLQHEELIFGDVRTILAQQFERLSDQEQELLYWLAIERHTVKLAELKHDLVRSKYQHMLLETLESLLRRSLVERHQDGFMLHNVVLEYTTDRLIDQIAQELIDGTQGLLYRHALIKANSLDSIREHQSRAILRPLLHRIFVELGQERLLASLRQLLQTMQPLSALEMGYAPGNIFNLLVELKADLSQFDFRHKPLWHANLRGLAPKQLDLSHSDLSRSVFSEQFGALIALARDPADRFLAAATADDQLIVWQNLDLKKLWQVPSNHDGIRAICFSGDGRYLISAGNDGIIRQWETSQGQNPRILAGHTRPVIGVAIAPQSQQLISASLDGEVRLWDRLSGKCLHNFNAHVDGLSSIGLSANGQYLATAGLDRQIKLWHGPQLSYQSTITTHHEPIEILAFSPNPTILAGTGLDGDVYLWDLQTNQLITSLPNEDRVFDLQFSPDGANLATAGLDQCIRIWQVETAHLTHMLYGHAHWVRALHYNRDGSRLYSVSSDQSLRIWEQASGRLLHTLQGYRGGVRSLALSNNADLLFNAGEAQAVTLWQLAEPFYRLNLPQATNNGRELAYHQASQLLAISQEQVIQLWDCQRLQLAMMLTGHQALIRAIAFRPDGSMLASCSEDHTVHVWSMPHGQIVQVFGCHDDLVTTLAWSQNGSLLATGSADRTIRIWGVAEHSCLSLLAGHSAGIISLAFSPDQRHLVSAGADQQVRIWDLSNQCYEIVLLHKPGLLKAVQWSADGRWIVIAAGSLALIWDWQNQQLVQRFEHQAAVDSICLSSDGQMLITGDQQGAIAIWQLASGKLLKKLHSDRPYQGLIINQATGLNAAEQASLLNLGALIN, encoded by the coding sequence ATGACAAACGTTGTTTTATCGTTGCCTGTTTTTCATGCAACCGAAGGGCTTGGCGCATTTCTCGGCGATCTGCGTTCATGGGTTTTTCGTTCAAAAAATCGGGCCGCCCGCCATTTTGGCTTGGCGCATACCACAATTATGCGCTATGAAAATGACCAAATTTTATGTCCGCTGGGCTATATCGCCGCCCTCGCGCAGTTGGTGATCGAGCAGTTGGATCTGCCGCCCTACCAGCGAGGGTTGGCTGAGCAGCAATTATTGGCCACGATTCAATATGCATTAACTGAGTATGCGATTGACCACACGCCGCTGGCAACCTGGCCTGCGTTAACCAATTTGGCCACAGCCTACTTGGCCGAAGTGCAGCAGCAAAAACAGGAGCAGGCTAAAACAGGCCCGTTGATGGGCGTTTTGCACGATTGGGGCGATGCGCCCGATGTACAGAATTTTGTCGGTCGCGAGGATGAAACTGCCACCTTAGTTAAGTGGTTGCAACTTGATCGTTGCCGTTTGGTGGCAATTATCGGGTTGGGTGGAATGGGCAAAACCAGCCTTGCCACCCGCGTTGCCCAACAAGCTCAAGATGATTTTAAGGTGATCGTCTGGCGTTCGCTGCAACAAGGCCAACAGGCCAATGATTTTCTGTTGGAATGTTTGCATCGAATTATGCCCAGTCCTAATTCGGCCTATCCGAGCCAATTTGAGCAACGCCTAAGTGTCTTGATCGATTATTTGCGTACCACTCGCTGCTTGTTAATTCTCGACAATATCGAGGCGATTTTGCAGCCGCAATATCCGGCTGGGCGCTATCGCGAGGGCTATGAGCAATATGCTCAACTGTTTCAAGCAATCAGCGAGCGTTCTCACGAAAGCTGTTTGATTCTGACCAGTCGCGAAAAACCCTATGAATTCAATCGACTCGAAGGTGTGCACACCCGTTCGATGGTTTTGACGGGACTCATGCGCGATGATGCCCAAATGTTGCTCGATAATCAGGCGTTATATGGCACACCGCAACTGTGGCAGGAACTCATCAAGCACTATACTGGCAATCCCTTGGCCTTAAAATTGGTTGCTCAAGTGATCAAAACCATGTTTTTTGGCCAAATTGCTGAATTTTTGCAGCACGAAGAATTAATTTTTGGCGATGTACGCACAATTTTGGCTCAGCAATTCGAACGTTTATCCGACCAAGAGCAAGAATTATTGTATTGGCTCGCAATCGAACGCCACACGGTCAAATTGGCCGAGCTTAAGCATGATTTGGTGCGTTCAAAATATCAACATATGCTACTCGAAACCCTTGAATCGTTGCTGCGCCGTTCGTTGGTGGAGCGGCATCAAGATGGGTTTATGTTGCATAATGTGGTGCTCGAATATACAACCGACCGTTTGATCGACCAAATTGCCCAAGAATTAATTGATGGCACGCAGGGTTTGCTCTATCGCCATGCCTTGATCAAAGCCAACAGCCTGGATAGCATTCGCGAGCATCAAAGTCGGGCAATTTTACGGCCATTGTTACACCGGATTTTCGTTGAGCTTGGTCAAGAGCGTTTGCTAGCAAGCCTGCGCCAATTATTGCAAACCATGCAGCCCTTGAGCGCCTTGGAAATGGGCTATGCGCCAGGCAATATTTTTAATTTATTGGTTGAACTCAAGGCCGATTTGAGCCAATTTGATTTTCGGCATAAACCGCTGTGGCACGCCAACCTGCGTGGTCTTGCTCCCAAACAGCTTGATTTGAGCCATAGCGACCTTTCGCGCAGTGTGTTTAGCGAACAGTTTGGCGCGTTGATTGCCCTCGCCCGCGATCCGGCTGATCGTTTTTTGGCCGCCGCAACCGCTGATGATCAATTGATTGTTTGGCAAAACTTAGACCTGAAAAAACTTTGGCAAGTACCCAGCAACCACGATGGCATTCGGGCAATCTGTTTTAGTGGCGATGGGCGCTATCTGATTAGCGCTGGCAACGATGGGATCATTCGGCAATGGGAGACCAGTCAAGGCCAAAATCCGCGTATTTTAGCAGGCCATACGCGACCAGTAATTGGCGTGGCGATTGCGCCCCAAAGCCAACAATTAATCAGCGCTAGCCTTGATGGCGAGGTTCGCCTGTGGGATCGGCTCAGCGGCAAGTGTTTGCATAATTTTAATGCGCATGTCGATGGCCTAAGTAGCATCGGGCTAAGTGCCAATGGTCAATACTTAGCAACGGCAGGGCTTGATCGCCAGATTAAACTTTGGCATGGGCCACAGTTAAGCTATCAAAGCACCATCACGACCCATCACGAGCCAATCGAAATTCTAGCGTTTAGCCCTAATCCAACGATTTTAGCGGGCACTGGGCTAGATGGCGATGTCTACTTGTGGGATTTACAAACCAATCAGTTAATCACCAGTTTGCCCAACGAAGATCGCGTGTTTGATCTGCAATTTAGCCCGGATGGAGCTAATCTCGCTACCGCTGGGCTTGATCAATGTATTCGGATCTGGCAGGTAGAAACTGCTCACCTGACGCATATGCTCTACGGCCATGCCCATTGGGTAAGGGCTTTGCACTACAATCGCGATGGTTCGCGGCTCTACTCGGTCAGTAGCGATCAAAGTTTGCGCATCTGGGAACAAGCTAGTGGCCGCTTGCTGCATACACTCCAAGGCTATCGCGGTGGCGTGCGCAGTTTGGCGCTGAGCAACAACGCTGATTTATTATTTAACGCTGGTGAGGCTCAAGCCGTCACATTATGGCAACTAGCTGAGCCATTCTATCGCCTGAACTTACCACAAGCAACCAACAATGGTCGTGAATTGGCCTATCATCAAGCCAGCCAACTACTGGCAATCAGCCAAGAGCAAGTAATTCAACTCTGGGATTGCCAACGCTTGCAATTGGCAATGATGTTAACTGGTCACCAAGCTTTGATTCGGGCGATCGCCTTTCGACCTGATGGCAGTATGTTGGCAAGTTGCAGCGAAGATCATACCGTTCATGTTTGGTCGATGCCTCATGGCCAGATTGTCCAGGTCTTTGGCTGTCACGATGATTTAGTTACCACCCTCGCTTGGAGCCAGAACGGGAGTTTATTGGCAACTGGCAGCGCTGATCGCACGATTCGGATTTGGGGTGTAGCTGAACATAGTTGTTTAAGCTTGTTGGCGGGGCATAGTGCCGGCATTATCAGCCTAGCCTTCAGCCCTGATCAACGCCATTTGGTCAGTGCTGGAGCTGATCAACAGGTACGTATTTGGGATCTGAGCAACCAATGCTATGAAATCGTGCTCTTGCATAAACCTGGCTTGCTCAAAGCGGTGCAATGGTCGGCTGATGGGCGCTGGATTGTGATTGCGGCTGGCTCGCTAGCCCTGATTTGGGATTGGCAAAACCAACAATTGGTTCAACGGTTTGAGCATCAAGCAGCCGTCGATAGCATCTGTCTCAGCAGCGATGGCCAAATGTTGATTACTGGCGACCAACAAGGGGCCATCGCCATCTGGCAACTTGCAAGTGGCAAATTGCTCAAAAAGCTGCACAGCGATCGCCCCTATCAAGGGCTAATCATCAACCAAGCCACTGGTTTAAATGCAGCCGAGCAGGCCAGCTTGCTCAATTTAGGGGCATTGATCAATTAA
- the coxB gene encoding cytochrome c oxidase subunit II has translation MPNRSPAKALLRPTATLLLGSVVLAACGQKTPQTTLNPASESTRAIYNLSELLFWLGVVVFLIVQTWLIVSIIKYRQKDSSQVPTQIHGNTKVEIAWTIVPAIIAIVIFVFTFDTIRKIEFMPDEAAGNTLNVKVIGHQWWWEFQYPDIKDASGKPLVTANELWIPSGSYIDVKMTSVDVIHDFWIPGLAGKRDVMPNRESGLWFKADDVADGAPGVFWGQCAEYCGGQHAYMKMRVVVASPADFQKWSTEQSQVAVNTSLPESFTKNCIGCHVVRGTNAAGITGPDLTHFGGRMTIAAGTVDNTREHLYAWLDDPDAVKRGNIMTTAIKADTLTEAEITELVDYLESLNPGTSVKGQQ, from the coding sequence ATGCCCAATCGTTCGCCTGCCAAGGCTCTGCTGCGCCCTACGGCAACCCTGTTGCTTGGAAGCGTTGTACTGGCAGCGTGCGGTCAAAAGACCCCTCAAACGACCCTGAACCCAGCAAGCGAGAGCACCCGCGCAATTTACAATCTCTCGGAATTGTTGTTTTGGTTGGGCGTTGTGGTCTTTTTGATCGTACAAACCTGGTTGATCGTTTCGATCATCAAGTATCGGCAAAAGGATAGTTCGCAGGTTCCCACACAGATTCATGGCAATACGAAGGTTGAAATTGCTTGGACAATCGTGCCAGCAATTATTGCGATTGTCATTTTCGTCTTTACCTTCGACACGATTCGCAAAATCGAGTTTATGCCCGACGAAGCCGCTGGCAATACCTTAAACGTTAAGGTGATTGGCCATCAGTGGTGGTGGGAGTTCCAGTATCCTGATATTAAGGATGCGAGCGGTAAGCCTTTGGTCACTGCCAACGAGCTATGGATTCCATCAGGAAGCTATATCGACGTGAAAATGACCTCGGTTGACGTAATCCACGACTTCTGGATTCCTGGTTTGGCTGGTAAGCGCGACGTGATGCCCAATCGCGAGAGCGGCTTGTGGTTTAAAGCCGATGATGTGGCCGATGGCGCACCAGGTGTATTTTGGGGCCAATGTGCCGAGTATTGTGGTGGCCAACACGCCTACATGAAAATGCGTGTGGTTGTGGCCAGCCCTGCCGACTTCCAAAAATGGTCAACTGAGCAAAGCCAAGTGGCGGTTAACACCAGCTTGCCCGAATCGTTTACCAAAAATTGTATCGGTTGTCACGTAGTGCGTGGCACCAACGCCGCTGGCATTACTGGCCCCGATTTGACCCACTTCGGAGGCCGCATGACGATTGCCGCTGGCACCGTCGATAACACCCGCGAACATCTCTATGCCTGGTTAGACGACCCTGATGCAGTCAAACGTGGCAACATTATGACCACCGCGATCAAGGCCGATACCCTGACCGAAGCAGAAATTACTGAGTTAGTCGATTATCTGGAAAGCCTCAATCCTGGCACCAGTGTTAAAGGTCAGCAGTAG